In the genome of Equus asinus isolate D_3611 breed Donkey chromosome 9, EquAss-T2T_v2, whole genome shotgun sequence, one region contains:
- the RNF187 gene encoding E3 ubiquitin-protein ligase RNF187, which produces MGARVRGRGAADGRQREAPRCQDPGAWGARCQDLGWGTPLPGPCVVERAAARTLRGAPTSLSPSLFRARSCAHSPSRSPRPRPRRSAAPRPAPARALPEGPAAAALALPAGPAEAACALCQRAPREPVRADCGHRFCRACVVRFWAEEDGPFPCPECADDCWQRAVEPGRPPLSRRLLALEEAAAAPARDGPASEAALQLLCRADGGPLCAACRMAAGPEPPEWEPRWRKALRGKENKGSVEIMRKDLNDARDLHGQAESAAAVWKGHVMDRRKKALTDYRKLRAFFAEEEERFLQEAEKEEGSLEDEDADPAERFRSLLQAVSELERRHRNLGLSMLLQ; this is translated from the exons ATGGGGGCTCG GGTGCGAGGACGCGGAGCGGCAGACGGGCGGCAGCGAGAAGCGCCCCGCTGCCAGGACCCGGGCGCGTGGGGCGCCCGCTGCCAGGACCTTGGCTGGGGTACACCGCTGCCAGGACCCTGCGTGGTGGAGCGCGCTGCTGCCAGGACCCTGCGTGGGGCCCCAACGTCCCTGTCGCCATCCTTGTTCCGTGCCCGCTCCTGTGCGCACTCTCCGTCCCGGTCCCCGCGGCCCCGTCCCCGGCGCTccgccgccccgcgcccggcccccgcccgcgccCTCCCCGagggccccgccgccgccgccctggCGCTCCCCGCGGGCCCCGCCGAGGCCGCCTGCGCCCTGTGCCAGCGCGCGCCCCGAGAGCCGGTGCGCGCCGACTGCGGCCACCGCTTCTGCCGGGCGTGCGTGGTGCGCTTCTGGGCCGAGGAGGACGGGCCCTTCCCGTGCCCTGAGTGCGCCGACGACTGCTGGCAGCGCGCCGTGGAGCCCGGCCGCCCGCCGCTCAGCCGCCGCCTGCTGGCGCTCGAGGAGGCGGCCGCGGCGCCCGCGCGCGACGGCCCGGCCTCCGAGGCGGCGCTGCAGCTCCTGTGCCGCGCCGACGGGGGCCCGCTGTGCGCCGCCTGCCGCATGGCCGCGGGGCCCGAGCCGCCCGAATGGGAGCCGCGCTGGAGGAAGGCGCTGCGCGGCAAG GAGAACAAGGGGTCTGTGGAGATCATGAGGAAGGATCTGAATGATGCACGGGACCTGCACGGCCAGGCTGAGTCTGCTGCCGCCGTGTGGAAG GGACATGTGATGGACCGCAGGAAGAAGGCTCTGACGGACTACAGGAAGCTTCGGGCCTTCTTTGCTGAGGAGGAAGAGCGCTTCCtccaggaggcagagaaagaggaggggtCCCTGGAGGATGAGGACGCGGACCCGGCGGAGAGGTTCAGGTCCCTGCTGCAGGCCGTGTCGGAGCTGGAGAGGAGGCACCGCAACCTGGGCCTCAGCATGCTGCTCCAG TGA